Proteins from one Acropora muricata isolate sample 2 chromosome 9, ASM3666990v1, whole genome shotgun sequence genomic window:
- the LOC136927436 gene encoding polycystin family receptor for egg jelly-like has product MRLWNFKTIFLLSLTKAFIVQVLKSGNVFAEQFQVLEVCNLTTKPAALFPFSDQYQGHEATELNLTAQMSNIKYGAGIYGEPNGAIEFSGERNSFIEIEANSQVQFDQSMTMLLHVYPRGSSTGPLLHYNANAHGVQIWIEGTVEKTSLMARFVRRNSSYSSCQWLKTDKLRLARWNFIGASYNHVTGWAHLFHEGLEVARMFIAKNALLATNHEIRLGAVPSLRTFKGAAACLQFYSKALDTKEILEAKNACNPVIPLQFLSLNLTSPVHLAEANETQLGVKADINHNATKPTFQFDFGDGTVVRESSLSLARHMYHFTGNYVMKVQAFSLCNSSHLTANNTISVLKPVRILDNVSLISNATVFGETTAFRLIIAQGSDFTCTWSFGDNSNYTIQNSNPGTSDLTHVYSAPATYKVRVACKNRRSEVSTSVLAKVQKLITGLKILPVPPILFGTQCLVRWQIEDGTDVVYKAHISSNVTLEVVESKNELHAAAWVRPSHYKTHGEFFLDVAASNAVTKWIFARLRCVVLRSVIPFTPKLRHKSRDIEMNETISISFTAVNSLPEINASFSITFGDGSQVVVTRETFVNHSYEDYGYYTVNITTDNGVSTFNTSIRVQVHKPVLRLQGAVIPHFAARVDDNINVTMFLRIGSDFDCQWDFGDGSNPSFQNLSDKFIYLKGSKDLTNMNISANHVYKDIGVFNITTICRNRLSEVKATGFVTVQEEITLFQVSIVPPVIFGKDFVVNLTIASGTNVTFTAFLNHKELDVENTDMHYFSSITHDMYDKPGQYNLIVTAENLVTSLLRNTQVVFIEIPISGVCISMSYSEANVIRSGYGAETNIFAENTPVVFQAFVENGTNLEYTWSISNATMNSSWRNQTMIHAFNEAGVYVVSLLVENHISMIDVSVSVAIQKPVSFKKDKDEPRPVTCASPKVRNETVTAEVAIKTLGTNSTLQIDIDNNTIYWYGDFSSYTAFKKMKTNNSVHYKGKLRKSLILYHVYKIPGIYNIRAVLANDVSRSLQTCQVEILSRPCKNPTVKLKYVGDTPDDATSFFTIDNILIEAVVDIFCPESKESKYAWTIFQENPEKGTFESVSYVRLNDEASMQELLIKRRSLSVGLYRLILTIGMVEEELEDFASVAEGFIQVLQSPLIAEIAGGSEIRRGYGPILTIDGVNSYDPDIGLGNHSGMQFLWFCRNVSENFPSLTVDVINGSTMWDEENIPMFYTRDGEGCYMDGHYLLATTASLQLKTTKMTQNGSYVIVLVVRKGARSSSTTQKLELGPKNLPSLVLRCEVNCGTKVNPSDKLSMSTKCKGSSCTNHLTYSWSLFVMNNRTSAGETWRNDETALPTRGNSSQTSYPNLIIKRNRLQGEHKYKLVVMAFLPDGNYGKASREFQVNSPPMGGRCDVDPPVGHVLSQEYKFWCSGWRDPDGPLHYEIVHVHGMMESMLYYGGEANTTIELPLGIKGDNYTLNITVRVSDKFGAIAMVALQVQSLPALLSGKELMNQMSNMMDTGSNSLESLVKLRKYQDVGRIVGSISSILNYQVKQSGEEDISSLTEERKQMRETLVKAMNGQTIASKQSAKLVSSSLNQVTQVKDEISLEAQEASADTLTKVATYIERESQGPQSSPVDSVATDMCGSIGNLLVAASDVAAVRHPNMTNTTSQEQSTARGDNKDERAKGKSVVKQLLTALNTVSKSVLRRKVAFEDATDISTPRLTLNLKSVWPSDASGEVSSAFANFKLPSGREMFREGREGLGAVNQKVTSMPQNYYTYDESSRDVQGPVVSLSFEDKEQEKSITVSNLERQVEYFLPGPADKLPEPEIFKVNVTETAQWSYHKLTINSKDEAVRIEVAPFNCSHKLQVYVREREQPTKNDYTWTKVIWKASRDNWINSNYTGCFDDYTSYSLFLSNKDLRPSTYIVGVFYENKLEKPTNQNETVLMKYSMRVYKTKCLYWNEEREKWMGDGCEVGPLTSPKKIHCMTNHLTSFGSGMFVAPNPIDFSKALAGFKDAFETGNVVVLFTIVFLLLLYALLAVWAWRADRKDAMQIGATLIRHLQDSNYLYEIYFVTGSRNGAGTTSHVGCEILGHSEGSGPCYLIDTSRALFRRGDLNVFIISLPNSLGLIRGLRVWHDNSGKSPGWFLNRAMLRDCQTGDKWMFLSGRWLDVAEGDGKIDVFFRPAKDEDMVSFKKVLNTKLRKGICDNHLWFSVAYRPPRSPFTRLQRLSCCLSLLFSFMVATAMFFGASPRPGDSSHDVQLGPLKLNKRTLIIGIESALVVIPINLLIVALFRNSRAKELKRSTTDEDISEVFTPQTPHLAENEMDIYDIHCTISGDDINANLTDTHRTSDDIPDDEVTDNARELLEVAQKPGVLAKFRTKFLSSGKKSAPCFPYWCIYVGWTLCIFTTLGSAVFTLLYSMMWGRDQSNLWLTTMFISFVQDTLISQPLKVLLLSVILATLIKSADEEDDLEEISADKGGNDDIVCQDLTNEDLSQYDPPKKELVKFLRGKELTRRQTIKLFTDLCVYVILLAMVIILSFQYRSPDSYKMINTLRQIFSNPTHNSSRLRFDQVMTKNSIWDWTKQTMLPGLHSTSLHDGDGTNEPYIGDRMSLQLGVARLRQIRVQKGTCEVNNWFKDSISECSGFYSQDNEETKLYSPGWRNGRKKPEDINKGNLLRFLTSNSENAYTSWEYVNAFEAHHILPITGTFATYSGGGYVLNINRTLKDSNELVDSQQESSWLDAYTRAVHAEFVVYNPTINMVAAVTVTFELPPLGGVFKSCEIFAVNMYSALRTHPAARIVGEIIMVILLLIMLVRVGLAIFHDKLKYFKDLSKVLDLILVLTGIVIVFLRVLKEGFKKLATDQFNEDPHQFLDFYQCGFYDELTDYAFAFLNFIAIVRLSVSLQFLSCLDRILRTIARCFYELFACLFVFFCLTMAFSSLFKLAFNTDSDDFKDFSSSLQTSMSYMARIVRSNDYESSSSYTLVRALALFSCCLTLIFFYLTVIRSIFIVGYRQILTKDRGKESGKSFEARIFEIFMDKFKEVAGIEREREIFKAEEDDPKEVLLRAQRNYIDKGQFFRLRNLINEAYTDDFAEDLGFFEVMSSTNEIQTSTNDVNANTNGFNEMQDKKSDSPYVETAETDKGARDNTLPVVDNNKEEKAQVSFDLSHGENGEDTTNKTGEAIGDTSPASNEEKVKLLEQLVLEKMKALQRKEEEGFPSASLEYEMQMLSRLQQRIHDKKKE; this is encoded by the exons ATGAGACTTTGGAACTTTAAGACAATATTCTTGTTGTCGTTAACAAAGGCGTTTATCGTACAG GTTTTAAAGTCTGGAAACGTTTTTGCTGAACAGTTTCAAG TCCTTGAAGTCTGCAATTTGACTACGAAACCAGCGGCACTGTTTCCATTTAGTGATCAGTATCAAGGCCACGAAGCAACGGAACTAAATTTGACAGCACAGATGTCTAACATCAAGTATGGGGCAGGGATCTATGGCGAACCAAACGGTGCTATCGAATTCAGTGGTGAACGTAACTCTTTCATCGAGATTGAGGCAAATAGCCAAGTTCAATTCGACCAATCGATGACAATGTTGCTTCATGTTTACCCTCGCGGGAGCAGTACTGGGCCCCTGCTTCACTATAATGCCAACGCCCATGGGGTCCAAATTTGGATCGAGGGAACGGTGGAAAAGACTTCTCTCATGGCCCGGTTTGTTCGAAGAAATTCGTCTTACTCGTCATGCCAGTGGCTGAAAACTGATAAACTGCGTTTGGCCCGCTGGAATTTCATTGGAGCGTCGTACAATCACGTGACAGGATGGGCGCATCTTTTTCACGAAGGTTTAGAAGTCGCACGCATGTTCATTGCTAAGAATGCGCTTCTGGCCACGAATCACGAGATTCGACTCGGAGCTGTTCCTTCGCTTCGAACGTTTAAAGGCGCCGCTGCATGTTTGCAGTTCTACTCCAAAGCTCTTGACACTAAGGAAATTTTGGAGGCGAAAAACGCGTGCAATCCAG TGATTCCTTTACAATTTCTTTCCCTGAATTTAACATCTCCGGTGCACTTGGCTGAGGCAAATGAAACACAACTAGGAGTGAAGGCAGATATAAACCACAACGCTACGAAGCCAACATTCCAGTTTGATTTTGGCGATGGCACAGTCGTTCGAGAGTCATCCCTCAGTTTGGCTCGTCACATGTACCACTTTACCGGGAACTATGTCATGAAAGTTCAAGCTTTCAGCTTATGCAACAGTAGCCACCTGACTGCAAACAACACCATCTCAGTGCTCAAGCCCGTTAGGATACTCGATAACGTTTCTCTAATCAGCAACGCAACGGTGTTTGGAGAAACGACGGCGTTTCGGCTAATCATCGCTCAAGGTTCCGATTTTACTTGTACCTGGTCCTTCGGAGACAATTCCAACTATACCATTCAAAATTCCAATCCAGGAACATCGGATCTAACTCACGTTTATTCGGCTCCTGCTACCTACAAAGTTCGTGTGGCTTGCAAAAATCGAAGAAGTGAAGTTTCTACTTCAGTTCTCGCAAAAGTTCAGAAATTGATTACGGGTTTAAAGATTCTTCCAGTTCCTCCTATTCTGTTTGGAACACAATGTCTGGTGAGATGGCAAATAGAGGATGGAACAGACGTTGTATACAAAGCACATATCTCATCTAATGTTACTCTTGAAGTTGTGGAGTCAAAAAATGAATTGCATGCAGCTGCTTGGGTAAGACCGAGCCACTACAAAACCCACGGGGAGTTTTTTCTTGATGTGGCTGCTTCAAATGCAGTAACCAAATGGATTTTTGCACGGTTAAGATGTGTGGTCCTTCGCAGTGTAATTCCGTTTACCCCAAAACTACGCCACAAATCCCGAGACATCGAAATGAACGAAACTATTTCGATCTCGTTTACAGCTGTTAATTCTTTACCCGAAATTAATGCTTCCTTTAGCATAACCTTCGGAGACGGAAGTCAAGTTGTGGTGACGAGAGAGACTTTCGTCAATCACTCATACGAGGATTACGGCTATTATACAGTGAACATAACAACTGATAATGGGGTTTCTACTTTCAACACTAGCATTCGTGTTCAAGTTCATAAGCCAGTGCTGCGTTTACAAGGAGCCGTAATTCCACATTTTGCAGCTAGAGTGGATGACAATATCAATGTAACAATGTTCTTACGCATTGGATCCGACTTCGACTGCCAGTGGGATTTTGGGGACGGTTCTAATCCGTCCTTCCAGAACCTTAGTGACAAGTTCATTTACTTAAAAGGTTCCAAAGACTTAACAAATATGAACATCTCTGCAAATCACGTTTACAAGGATATCGGCGTCTTTAACATCACCACGATTTGTAGAAACCGTTTGAGTGAAGTAAAAGCTACTGGTTTTGTTACAGTACAAGAGGAAATAACTCTTTTCCAAGTCTCAATTGTTCCTCCAGTGATTTTTGGCAAAGACTTTGTGGTAAACTTGACCATTGCTTCTGGGACGAATGTGACTTTTACCGCATTCCTGAACCACAAAGAACTTGATGTAGAAAATACGGATATGCACTACTTCTCCAGTATCACTCATGATATGTATGACAAACCTGGACAGTATAACTTAATTGTTACAGCTGAGAACCTTGTTACTTCCTTGTTGCGAAACACACAGGTTGTTTTTATAGAGATTCCAATATCTGGCGTTTGCATAAGCATGAGTTATTCCGAGGCGAATGTAATACGTTCAGGGTACGGTGCAGAGACGAATATTTTTGCAGAGAACACACCTGTCGTTTTCCAAGCGTTTGTTGAAAATGGGACTAATCTTGAATACACGTGGTCAATAAGCAACGCGACGATGAATTCTTCGTGGAGAAATCAAACTATGATTCATGCTTTTAACGAAGCTGGCGTATATGTTGTGTCTTTACTAGTTGAAAATCATATAAGTATGATAGACGTCTCCGTGAGTGTAGCTATTCAAAAACCTGTTTCGttcaaaaaagacaaagacGAACCACGACCAGTGACATGTGCATCTCCCAAGGTACGCAACGAAACAGTTACGGCGGAAGTAGCCATTAAAACTTTGGGTACAAACTCGACGCTTCAAATCGACATAGACAACAATACAATCTATTGGTATGGAGATTTTTCTAGTTATACAGCtttcaagaaaatgaaaactaacAATAGTGTGCATTATAAAGGAAAGTTACGCAAAAGTTTGATATTATATCACGTTTATAAAATTCCGGGGATCTACAATATCCGCGCCGTCTTGGCAAATGACGTCTCCAGATCTTTACAAACTTGTCAAGTTGAGATCCTATCACGGCCTTGCAAGAATCCTACGGTGAAATTAAAATATGTTGGTGATACTCCAGACGATGCAACAAGCTTTTTTACGATCGATAACATTCTTATCGAAGCTGTTGTTGATATATTTTGCCCGGAATCTAAAGAGTCGAAATATGCATGGACGATCTTCCAGGAGAATCCAGAAAAGGGAACCTTTGAGTCTGTCAGCTATGTTCGCTTAAACGACGAGGCGTCCATGCAGGAGTTGCTTATTAAAAGGAggtcgttatcagtcggactaTATAGGTTAATTTTGACAATTGGCATGGTAGAGGAGGAATTGGAAGATTTTGCCTCCGTCGCCGAAGGCTTCATCCAGGTGTTGCAGTCTCCGTTGATTGCAGAAATTGCGGGAGGCAGCGAAATCAGGCGAGGCTACGGACCTATCTTAACCATTGATGGTGTAAATTCATATGACCCAGATATCGGCCTAGGAAATCATTCAG GGATGCAGTTCCTGTGGTTTTGCAGAAATGTCTCCGAAAATTTCCCAAGCTTGACGGTGGACGTCATAAATGGTTCAACCATGTGGGACGAGGAGAATATTCCCATGTTCTACACGAGGGACGGAGAAGGATGTTACATGGATGGACATTATCTGCTTGCCACAACAGCATCCCTACAGCTTAAAACTACTAAAATGACGCAAAATGGCTCTTATGTTATTGTGCTTGTTGTCCGTAAGGGGGCGAGGTCAAGCTCCACGACACAGAAGCTGGAGTTGGGACCCAAAAATCTTCCCAGTCTTGTTCTAAG GTGTGAAGTTAACTGCGGAACGAAAGTAAATCCTTCGGACAAATTGTCAATGTCAACGAAGTGCAAAGGGTCATCTTGCACAAATCATCTGACGTATTCCTGGTCGTTGTTCGTTATGAACAACCGAACGAGCGCTGGCGAAACATGGCGGAACGATGAGACAGCATTACCAACACGGGGAAACAGCTCACAAACCAGCTATCCTAACTTGATCATAAAAAGAAACAGGTTACAAGGCGAACACAAATATAAGCTAGTTGTCATGGCATTTCTACCCGATGGTAACTATGGAAAAGCTTCGCGTGAATTCCAAGTTAATTCTCCACCAATGGGCGGAAGATGTGACGTAGATCCACCTGTTGGGCACGTGCTCTCGCAAGAATACAAATTCTGGTGTAGTGGGTGGCGTGATCCGGATGGACCACTGCACTACGAGATTGTTCACGTGCATGGCATGATGGAGTCGATGTTGTATTACGGAGGAGAGGCTAATACTACGATTGAACTTCCCCTGGGGATAAAGGGTGACAATTACACTTTGAATATTACAGTTCGTGTCTCGGACAAGTTTGGAGCAATAGCGATGGTCGCTCTTCAAGTTCAG TCGCTTCCCGCATTGCTCAGTGGAAAGGAATTGATGAATCAAATGTCAAATATGATGGATACTGGATCAAATTCCTTGGAATCACTggtaaaattaagaaaatatcaAGATGTCGGGCGCATTGTCGGAAGTATAAGCTCCATCCTTAATTATCAAGTAAAACAAAGCGGCGAAGAAGATATTTCCTCTCTAACGGAGGAACGCAAGCAG ATGCGCGAAACTCTGGTAAAGGCAATGAATGGTCAAACAATTGCCTCAAAACAGTCTGCGAAACTTGTCTCAAGCTCCTTGAACCAAGTGACACAAGTTAAAGATGAAATATCTCTTGAAGCTCAG GAAGCAAGTGCAGATACATTAACCAAAGTGGCTACTTACATTGAGCGCGAATCGCAGGGGCCTCAGTCTTCTCCAGTGGATTCCGTTGCGACTGACATGTGTGGCTCAATCGGAAACTTACTCGTCGCTGCCTCTGATGTGGCAGCTGTCCGTCATCCAAACATGACCAATACGACATCGCAAGAGCAGAGTACAGCACGAGGTGACAATAAAGACGAACGAGCTAAA GGAAAGTCTGTCGTGAAGCAGCTGTTGACGGCATTAAACACCGTTTCAAAGTCAGTGCTAAGAAGAAAGGTTGCGTTTGAAGACGCCACCGATATTTCAACTCCTCGTCTCACTCTAAACCTCAAGAGTGTCTGGCCATCCGATGCCAGTGGTGAAGTGAGTTCAGCCTTCGCTAATTTTAAACTTCCAAGTGGAAGAGAAATGTTCCGTGAAGGAAGAGAAGGATTAGGTGCTGTTAATCAGAAG GTGACATCAATGCCTCAGAATTACTACACATACGACGAGTCGTCCAGAGATGTCCAAGGCCCAGTGGTGAGCTTGTCTTTCGAAGACAAGGAACAGGAAAAATCCATAACTGTTTCCAACCTTGAACGACAAGTCGAGTATTTTTTGCCTGGTCCGGCCGACAAGCTTCCAGAACCAGAGATATTCAAGGTGAACGTAACAGAAACTGCTCAATGGAGTTATCataaactaacaataaattcCAAAGATGAAGCTGTCAGGATCGAGGTCGCCCCATTTAATTGCAGTCACAAACTGCAGGTTTACGTGCGTGAGAGGGAACAACCGACCAAGAATGACTACACCTGGACAAAGGTGATTTGGAAAGCCTCAAGGGATAATTGGATAAACTCAAACTATACCGGATGTTTTGATGATTACACCTCGTACAGTCTTTTCCTCTCTAACAAAGACCTCCGTCCGTCCACGTATATCGTGGGTGTTTTTTATGAGAATAAACTGGAGAAACCCACAAATCAAAATGAGACCGTCTTGATGAAATACTCCATGAGAGTCTACAAGACAAAATGCCTCTACTGGAACGAAGAAAGGGAGAAATGGATGGGCGACGGTTGTGAa GTTGGGCCATTGACAAGTCCCAAGAAAATACATTGCATGACAAATCATCTGACCTCTTTTGGGTCAGGAATGTTTGTAGCACCGAATCCAATCGACTTTAGCAAAGCATTGGCAGGATttaaagatgcctttgaaacaggAAATGTAGTCGTGCTGTTTACGATCGTGTTCTTGTTACTGTTGTACGCGCTGTTGGCAGTATGGGCCTGGAGGGCAGATAGAAAAGACGCTATGCAG ATTGGCGCCACTCTCATTCGCCATCTTCAAGACAGCAATTACCTCTACGAAATCTACTTTGTGACTGGAAGTCGAAATGGCGCCGGTACAACCTCTCATGTAGGCTGTGAAATTCTTGGCCATAGTGAAGGCAGCGGTCCATGTTATCTCATAGACACTTCTCGAGCCTTGTTTAGAAGAGGAGACTTAAACGTTTTTATCATTTCCTTGCCGAATTCACTTGGTCTCATCCGTGGCTTGAGAGTTTGGCATGACAACAGCGGTAAAAGCCCGGGATGGTTTCTTAACAGAGCCATGTTGAGAGACTGCCAAACAGGAGACAAATGGATGTTCCTCTCTG GTCGGTGGCTCGATGTAGCCGAAGGTGACGGTAAAATAGACGTTTTCTTCCGTCCTGCAAAAGACGAAGACATGGTCTCCTTCAAGAAGGTTTTAAACACGAAACTTCGCAAGGGAATATGCGACAATCATCTGTGGTTTTCAGTCGCGTACCGCCCGCCCAGAAGTCCTTTCACGAGACTCCAGAGGTTATCTTGTTGCTTGTCGCTTCTGTTTTCTTTCATGGTAGCCACAGCTATGTTTTTCGGAGCATCGCCTCGACCTGGGGACTCATCCCACGATGTCCAACTTGGACCCCTGAAACTTAACAAGCGTACATTGATTATTGGTATCGAGAGCGCGTTGGTTGTGATCCCTATTAATCTTCTCATTGTTGCACTCTTTAGAAACTCGAGAGCAAAAGAACTGAAGCGTTCGACAACGGATGAAGACATTTCGGAAGTCTTTACGCCCCAAACGCCTCATCTAGCCGAAAACGAAATGGATATTTATGATATTCATTGCACCATTAGCGGAGATGATATTAACGCCAATTTAACTGACACTCATAGAACGTCTGACGATATTCCTGATGATGAAGTTACTGATAACGCCCGTGAGCTTTTAGAGGTCGCACAAAAGCCGGGTGTCTTGGCTAAGTTTCGCACCAAATTTCTAAGCTCTGGTAAAAAGTCTGCACCGTGTTTTCCTTACTGGTGTATTTACGTTGGCTGGACTCTTTGCATCTTCACAACTTTAGGGTCAGCGGTATTCACATTGCTTTACAGCATGATGTGGGGAAGGGATCAGTCAAACCTCTGGTTGACAACTATGTTCATATCCTTTGTTCAAGACACACTTATCAGCCAGCCATTGAAAGTTCTTCTTCTCTCTGTAATACTTGCGACCCTCATCAAGTCAGCTGACGAGGAAGACGATCTAGAGGAAATATCAGCTGACAAAG GAGGGAACGATGACATTGTCTGTCAAGACTTGACAAACGAAGACTTATCACAATATGACCCACCCAAGAAGGAACTCGTCAAATTTCTACGAGGGAAGGAGCTAACGAGACGCCAAACTATCAAGTTATTTACTGATCTGTGCGTTTACGTTATCCTACTAGCCATGGTCATCATTTTGAGTTTCCAGTACAGAAGCCCAGACTCCTACAAGATGATTAATACTCTGAGGCAAATATTTTCAAACCCAACGCATAACAGCAGTCGACTGCGTTTTGACCAG GTGATGACAAAAAATTCGATCTGGGATTGGACGAAACAGACTATGCTGCCAGGCCTTCATTCAACATCGCTTCACGATGGTGATGGGACGAATGAACCGTACATTGGAGACAGGATGTCATTGCAATTGGGTGTAGCAAGACTGAGGCAAATCCGAGTTCAGAAAG GAACTTGCGAGGTCAACAATTGGTTCAAAGACAGTATTTCAGAATGCAGTGGTTTCTACTCGCAGGATAACGAAGAAACCAAACTCTATAGTCCGGGATGGCGAAACGGACGAAAAAAGCCAGAAGACATCAACAAGGGGAATTTGTTGCGGTTCTTGACCTCAAATTCCGAAAATGCGTACACTTCTTGGGAATATGTGAATGCCTTCGAAGCTCATCATATTCTGCCCATCACTGGAACTTTTGCCACGTACAGTGGAGGTGGATATGTGTTAAATATCAACAGAACTTTGAAAGATTCGAACGAGCTTGTCGATAGTCAGCAAGAATCATCGTGGTTGGATGCCTATACCAGAGCAGTTCACGCCGAATTCGTCGTGTATAATCCTACAATAAACATGGTGGCAGCAGTGACAGTCACGTTTGAGCTTCCACCCCTGGGTGGAGTGTTTAAGAGCTGTGAAATCTTTGCAGTTAACATGTACAGTGCCTTGAGAACGCATCCTGCCGCTCGAATCGTTGGGGAAATTATAATGGTTATTCTTTTACTCATCATGTTGGTTCGTGTTGGCCTCGCGATCTTTCACGATAAGCTCAAGTATTTCAAAGACCTTTCCAAAGTGTTGGACCTAATTTTAGTGTTGACTGGTATCGTGATTGTGTTTCTGCGGGTTCTTAAAGAAGGATTTAAGAAACTTGCTACGGATCAGTTCAACGAGGATCCACATCAATTTCTCGATTTTTATCAATGTGGCTTCTACGATGAACTCACGGATTATGCTTTCGCTTTCCTCAATTTCATTGCCATTGTTAGGCTTTCGGTTTCCCTCCAGTTTCTTAGCTGCTTGGATCGCATATTGAGAACGATTGCACGATGCTTTTACGAACTGTTTGCGTGTTTATTTGTGTTTTTCTGTCTTACGATGGCTTTTTCGTCTCTCTTTAAGCTTGCCTTCAACACGGACAGTGATGATTTTAAAGACTTTTCCAGTTCACTTCAAACCTCCATGTCTTATATGGCGCGCATTGTTCGCTCCAATGATTATGAAAGTTCGAGTTCTTATACATTGGTGAGAGCCCTTGCATTGTTCTCGTGTTGCCTGACCCTAATCTTCTTCTACTTAACCGTTATCAGGTCGATATTTATTGTAGGCTACAGGCAAATACTAACGAAAGATCGTGGCAAAGAAAGCGGCAAATCGTTTGAAGCTAGAATTTTTGAAATATTCATGGATAAGTTCAAGGAGGTGGCAGGAatagaaagagagagagaaatttTCAAGGCCGAGGAAGACGATCCAAAGGAAGTGCTATTAAGAGCTCAGAGAAACTACATCGATAAGGGTCAGTTTTTCCGGCTTCGGAATCTTATAAACGAAGCCTACACGGATGACTTTGCCGAAGATCTGGGATTCTTTGAGGTTATGAGCTCAACAAACGAAATTCAGACCTCTACGAACGATGTGAATGCCAATACAAACGGTTTCAATGAAATGCAAGACAAAAAGAGCGACTCTCCATACGTGGAAACAGCAGAAACTGACAAAGGAGCTCGAGACAACACACTACCCGTGGTTGACAATAATAAAGAGGAGAAGGCACAGGTCAGCTTTGATCTTTCGCACGGAGAAAATGGTGAAGATACAACAAACAAAACTGGTGAAGCCATAGGAGACACTTCTCCAGCGTCCAAtgaagaaaaggtgaaattgcTGGAGCAACTGGTACTAGAAAAAATGAAAGCTTTGcaaaggaaagaagaagaaggcTTTCCATCAGCATCTCTCGAATATGAGATGCAGATGCTTTCAAGATTACAACAAAGAATCCATGACAAGAAAAAGGAATGA